The DNA segment GTTGTCCAAGATCCACGTCCCAAAAATCATACCAGTTGTGTAGATGGTCGGGGACAGGTATCGCATTATCATCACCAAAGAGAACGTAACCGTCTGAATGTGTTAGGCTCAGCGTAGTAATCATACGCATCCACTGTAGGTTTTCTTCGCTGTTTCTCTCCGTGACCCGTGTTTTGAGGTCTCCCATGTAATCTGTGACCACGCGCCAACCCTCTAAGCAATTGATTCTCGGTTCTCTAAGGCGTTGTTCCGCCCACAGTAGCGTTTCTTCCATCTGTAGAATCTGATCAAGGTTATATCCTTTGCGATATTCTGATTTATAACATTCCATGAAGATACCATTCACATAAGGCGCGGATTTTGGAATCTGACGCATATTCGCGTTGACGAGGATTAGGAAGTCGTCCCCGACGTGTTCCCGAATCTTGCGTAAGATCGACAGTCTCGCTTTTAACTCAGTCTCTCGTGTGAGAATAGTGTCCGACCAGTCATCAACACCGATTGAACTGGTCGCGCCGTCTTCGTTCCACCAATCCAGCATGATGCCATCAAAGAGTCCAGAATCGTTTAAGGCAATTGCTTGGTTGACCATCAGATTTTGCATATCTGGATTCGTAAAGTCTATGAGATAACTCAGGACAGTATCGTTTTCGTCAATCTTCCCATCCCCATTTGTATCTTCACCCCAACCGATAACGGGTTCGTCGTTCTTGTCCTTGAGCCAGTAAGGTGAGTCTGGTGGGTAGAAGCCGACCTCCCACCAGTTTTCCACCTGTGTTTCGTTTTCCCGCGAGAGATATTTCGCGTCTCTGCATCGGATCTCAACAAGCAGTAGAAGATAGGGGTTTAAGGATAATAGTTGCTGTTTTCTTTGACGCGCGGCATTGAGTTGATCTGGGTTCAAACCTGTCGCCATACCTTGATAAGGCTGCTGTTCTGATATATTCCAAGGAATTCTTAACAATGAGTAAGGATCGTGGAAAATGAGATCGTGTCGGGCGAGGCGATGGAGTTCATCTTCATCGGGGCGATTTTCAATGCCGTTCCACGCCTGAAAGATTGAAGGATAATTTCTCATATATCTTTTTTCCTTAGGACTTTTTTGTGCGTCCGCGATATTTGACGCTATTGTCCCAAGAATGAAGAGGAGTATAAAACATTTAATTCTAAATGTTTCCACGGTCTTAAGTGCCCTTTCTCTCGCGCTAATCTGACAGATATTAACAGGAAAACTAACGTTAGCCAGTGTAGAACGTTGATAGCGTTTGGCATAATAAAATTTTTCCTCCTTAAGTGTGATTTGGCATTTTAGCATGGATCGGTCTAATCTGCAATTCAAAAATGGGAATACTGTCTTAACAGAATTGTTCTTGCCTTATTTCTCTTTGGCGTTATACTGAATTCATAAAAAACACGAGACAACGGAGTAGGACTTGGTATGCAATACATATCACAGCAAAATGATTGGTTGGTTCACCCCTTTGATCAGCCTGCTTCAATAGAAGAAACAGACAATCGGCTTATTCTCAACAACGGTCTCATTCAGCGAACGTTCATCATTTCACCTAATTTCGCAACAGTCGATTATACCAATCAAATTACCGGTAGTAGTCTTCTCCGTGGCATCAAACCAGAGGCGGTGCTTACGATGAACGGACACCAATTTGAGGTAGGTGGGTTGAAAGGGCAGCCCGACTACGCTTATCTTGATTCGGATTGGATCACGGACTTGACGAGTGCCGAAAACGCGGTATCTATATCAATTCGCCAGATCGGTATTACCTCAACGGCGCAAACAAATGCGGTATGGGCTATCGCGAAACGAATTTCAGTTTGCCCCGCGAGCAGCAAATTCTAATTGCCCGGCAGAATATCTACGATGGAACTTATGAAAAGACACCGAGTATGGGCTGGATGTTCGTCCCTTTGGTGGAGTACCACGGTGGTGGAGAAGCCGCAACATTTGAACCGCTTTGCGAACACCTTGATGACTATGAATCACATCTTGCGCAGAACTTCGGTAGTGGTGTGATTGCGTGCTATCGCGGTCCCCGGCTTTTTGATACTGAAGAGACGAAAGCGGTCGTTAAGAAATGGGTTGACTTCTATAAAAGGTATCGCACGATATTGGAGTCTGACCTGATTCACGTGCGTCGCCCGGATGGGAGTTCCGTTGATTGTGTACTCCACGCCAACGCGCAGATCAATCCCTGTGGATTAGCGATGCTCTATAATCCAACTCGGACGATGCAGCAGATGACTTTGAAATTGCCTCTCTATTATACTGGATTGTCTGAAATTGCCAAGATTCGTGAAAGAGAAGGGGAACCCAAACAGTACATCATCGATCGGAATTACAACGTTGAGATTCCGATTAAGATGCAGCCCAAAAGCGTTAATTATCTCGTGATTGAACCTGATTGAATTCGATAGTTCGTGACGAAAACAGCGTAATCCGTGGTGGGATTGCGCTCGATTAGCCCCTACATTTACAAATGGAGGTAAAAATGAGATTCATCCAATCAGCAAAAGCGATATTGGTATACGTGATGCTGGTCTGCATCAGTTTCATGATTCCAAATCTAAGTTCTGCCAAACTCGATGCAGACGCACTTTTGGGAATATGGTTCTTTGATGAAGGTAAAGGGGGTGAGGCAAAAGATGCTTCCGAGAATGGCAATGATGGAAAGGTTGTTGATGCCCAATGGGTCGATGGCATGTTTGAAGGGGCTTTAAAGTTTGAGGGGGGTGCCCATGTTGCTGTCGGTGATTTCTCTGACTATGAGGATGAAGTGTCGATCGTCGCTTTGATTAAAACACCAGCCGCCCCCGCATGGTCTGACATCATCGTAGGTCCCTGCGGCGATGTTATCTTGACATTAAGGGACCACAAATTAAATTTCGCTGGACAGTGTGCCCAACCGATACCCCATAATACGTGGTCTACGTCCTTGTTGAACGATGATAAGTGGCATCAGATTGCAGGCACGTATGATGGTAAGGAAGTAAAGGTCTATGTTGATGGCGAAGAAGAGGCATCTAATGCTGCCGCAGGTCCGTTTATAGCGGGAGCTAAGTATATCGGTTCCAGAGACGACAAACAAGAGGCATTCACAGGTCTTATTGATGAGATCGCATTTTTCAATGTCGCACTCTCAGGGGCTGATGTGAAAGCGATTGCTGACAGTGGATTATCTGTCGCACTCGGTTTTGCTGCGGTTTCTCCGCAAGCGAAACTGACCACGACTTGGGCGAAATTGAAAAGCGAAACGATAGACCGCTAAAGGTATCAACTGCACGTATTGCCTCGCAGTGAGAGTCGTTTGGGTTGAATGGAAAGAACCCGATTTCAATACGTCAAACTCATGTTTTTCTGAACAAATTCAGCCCTCATTTGCCTAATCTAAATGAAGAGCGTATACTTCCCACAGAAATTTTCAATGCTTAGAGAGGTGAATGATGAGACCAATACATGTTATCATAGGGCTTTTTGCTTGTATACTGACGCTGTCAACAATAGTTGTAATGAATAGTTGGACCCAGAGTGAATTGTCGGTAGACGAAAAACGGTTCGATCTTGATCAGAGTGATGAACTTAGTGAATCCGAAAAGCAACTTATGTTTCGGGTGATGAGACTCGAAGCCGCCAGAGGCAGCAAATTCAGTGCGCAACAGATACGTGAGATGCAAAGTGGAGAGCGCGATAGATCCCGTCGAAGGGGTGGGTTCGGCGGGCGACGCGGTTCCAGGGAGCCTTCAGGACCGCGCTTGGATCCCCAGCAGGTACAATTCACGGACGGCACTGCCACAGTTCCTGACAGAGAGACCTTTGAAAAGTTATCGTATCAAGGAACAGATGTACGTATTGACACGCAACTGACGGGAATTGAATTTGTAAAATTTCAGATTGAAAATACACATACACAAAGTCCGCAACTTTACTTCATGAATACGGAGACCCATCGCTCGCATGGAAGTTTCATGAGAGTTGCTGGTTTGGGACGAGGACAAGGACAGATGCGGGGCGTGCTTAGTTATCGTCCACTCTCCACGGCTCCAAATGGTGAACCGGGAGTCTATACCTTTGAATTTAATCCCAATGATGCATTCCCTTTTGAAGAAATCAAACTTGCGCATGATCTGCTTGTAGCGAAAATGCCGATACTGAAAAATCGGATCGGTTATTGCCCGTTATGGGGGGCGATCGATATTTATGAACGTGAAAAAGCACGCTATGACGCAGCGGAATTCCCTGTCTATTTTGAAGACGATCTCTATGCGAATATCGGCTACCTTCCGCTGAATCAAGCAGCATCGTTCGGTAGACTGCGTATGTTGGAGACTG comes from the Candidatus Poribacteria bacterium genome and includes:
- a CDS encoding LamG domain-containing protein: MRFIQSAKAILVYVMLVCISFMIPNLSSAKLDADALLGIWFFDEGKGGEAKDASENGNDGKVVDAQWVDGMFEGALKFEGGAHVAVGDFSDYEDEVSIVALIKTPAAPAWSDIIVGPCGDVILTLRDHKLNFAGQCAQPIPHNTWSTSLLNDDKWHQIAGTYDGKEVKVYVDGEEEASNAAAGPFIAGAKYIGSRDDKQEAFTGLIDEIAFFNVALSGADVKAIADSGLSVALGFAAVSPQAKLTTTWAKLKSETIDR